A portion of the Tenacibaculum todarodis genome contains these proteins:
- a CDS encoding DUF2147 domain-containing protein, whose amino-acid sequence MKNLRNVIVLITISLFSINSFAQSDVVGEWVLGEQNSVVKIEQQDGFYCGEIMSSDNPKAEIGKLMVKELKQTKDTWKGKVYSPKRKKWYDAEFVPKENLLEVKIKVGFFSKTMEWKRK is encoded by the coding sequence ATGAAAAATTTAAGAAATGTAATAGTACTAATTACTATCAGTTTGTTTAGCATAAACAGTTTTGCACAGTCCGACGTAGTAGGCGAATGGGTTTTAGGCGAGCAAAATTCAGTTGTAAAAATTGAACAACAAGATGGTTTTTATTGCGGAGAAATTATGTCTTCGGATAACCCCAAGGCTGAAATTGGAAAACTGATGGTTAAAGAACTCAAGCAAACTAAAGACACCTGGAAAGGAAAGGTATATTCCCCAAAGCGTAAAAAATGGTATGATGCTGAATTTGTTCCAAAAGAAAATTTGTTAGAAGTTAAAATAAAGGTTGGCTTTTTTAGCAAAACTATGGAATGGAAAAGAAAATAA
- a CDS encoding ABC transporter ATP-binding protein translates to MKAISLSNINKHFYDPVEFQVLKDISFDVKKGEFVSIIGKSGSGKSTLLYLLSTMDTKYNGNISINGTQVTGLSQNELAKFRNEQIGFVFQFHFLLPEFTVLDNVMLPALKLNKKSKDEIEAEAIASLHLLGLKGNEHKKASKISGGQQQRVAIARALINSPSIIMGDEPTGNLDSKNTNIVFDVFKELAKERGQTIIAVTHDDEFAANCDRIIELSDGKLISQ, encoded by the coding sequence ATGAAAGCAATTTCTCTATCAAATATCAACAAGCATTTTTACGACCCAGTAGAATTTCAAGTATTAAAAGATATTTCTTTTGATGTGAAAAAAGGCGAATTTGTTTCCATTATCGGAAAATCGGGTTCGGGTAAATCCACCTTACTGTATCTGCTATCTACAATGGATACAAAATACAACGGAAACATTTCAATTAATGGTACACAGGTTACTGGTTTATCACAAAATGAACTGGCGAAGTTTAGAAACGAACAAATCGGTTTCGTGTTTCAGTTTCACTTTTTGCTACCAGAATTTACCGTTTTGGACAATGTGATGTTGCCCGCTTTAAAACTAAATAAAAAAAGTAAAGATGAAATTGAAGCTGAAGCCATCGCATCGCTTCACTTGTTAGGCCTAAAGGGCAATGAACATAAGAAAGCCTCTAAAATATCTGGCGGGCAACAACAACGGGTTGCCATTGCAAGAGCACTAATAAATTCGCCATCCATTATTATGGGCGATGAACCCACAGGAAACCTCGATTCTAAAAACACAAATATTGTTTTTGATGTATTTAAAGAATTGGCAAAAGAACGCGGACAGACCATTATAGCTGTTACTCACGATGATGAATTTGCCGCTAATTGCGACCGTATTATTGAGCTTTCGGATGGAAAATTAATTAGTCAATAA
- a CDS encoding multidrug effflux MFS transporter: MQKQNKKQLEFIALMASLMSLVALSIDALLPALSEIGKAVGVTESNDNQLLITMIFLGLGFGQLISGPISDSFGRKPVIYFGFIVFVIASIICVYADSLEMMIFGRILQGIGLSAPRTISIAMVRDSFSGDYMARIMSFVVVIFILVPIVAPAIGKIFLDNFGWQSIFYSQLLFGVLVMLWLWKRQPETLKPAHKKPFKLSLFVDGTKEFLKHKSAIIFTIISGFITGSFMVYLSASQKIFEEQYALKEEFPFIFAGLAFGVGLATFFNGTFVVKYGMFKLVSVFMICFVAISLTYVLLFFGEENPSATILLTFFALQFFSLGFLFGNIRSLAMQPIGHIAGVGSAINGFVSTIMAVPIATLIGKYVTTTSLPLFVGFFVCGTISLILLQLVKKQYAKS, encoded by the coding sequence ATGCAAAAACAAAACAAAAAGCAATTAGAATTTATAGCATTAATGGCTTCATTAATGTCTTTAGTTGCCTTATCTATAGACGCTTTATTACCAGCTTTAAGTGAAATAGGAAAAGCAGTTGGTGTTACAGAATCTAATGACAATCAGTTATTAATAACCATGATTTTTTTGGGATTAGGATTCGGACAGTTAATTTCTGGTCCAATTTCAGATAGTTTTGGAAGAAAACCGGTAATCTATTTCGGATTTATAGTATTTGTAATTGCAAGTATTATTTGTGTGTATGCAGATAGTTTAGAAATGATGATTTTTGGTAGAATACTACAAGGAATTGGACTTTCTGCACCAAGAACCATAAGTATAGCAATGGTTCGAGATAGTTTTTCAGGAGATTATATGGCACGAATTATGTCTTTTGTTGTTGTTATTTTTATTTTGGTTCCAATAGTTGCGCCTGCAATTGGTAAAATATTTTTAGACAATTTTGGTTGGCAATCAATCTTTTACAGTCAATTATTATTTGGAGTTTTGGTTATGCTTTGGTTATGGAAAAGACAGCCAGAAACCTTAAAACCAGCACATAAAAAACCATTTAAACTCAGTTTATTTGTAGATGGAACAAAAGAATTTTTGAAGCACAAATCAGCTATCATTTTTACCATAATTTCAGGGTTTATTACAGGTTCTTTTATGGTTTATTTATCAGCTTCTCAAAAGATTTTTGAAGAACAATATGCATTAAAAGAAGAATTTCCTTTCATTTTTGCTGGTTTGGCATTTGGTGTTGGTTTGGCAACATTTTTTAACGGAACATTTGTAGTAAAATACGGAATGTTTAAATTAGTTTCTGTTTTTATGATATGTTTTGTAGCAATATCATTAACATACGTATTATTATTCTTTGGAGAAGAAAATCCGAGCGCCACTATTCTACTCACATTCTTTGCGTTACAGTTTTTCTCACTTGGTTTTTTATTCGGAAATATACGATCTTTAGCTATGCAACCAATTGGGCATATTGCAGGTGTTGGGTCTGCAATAAATGGCTTTGTTTCAACTATAATGGCAGTTCCAATTGCAACATTAATTGGTAAATATGTTACTACTACTTCACTCCCACTTTTTGTAGGATTTTTTGTGTGTGGAACTATTTCCTTAATTTTACTACAGTTAGTTAAAAAACAATATGCAAAATCTTAA
- a CDS encoding tRNA dihydrouridine synthase codes for MSLKLLASPLQGFTDFRFRNAQNKYFGGIDTFYAPYIRLNGKLKIKSSYQRDLELENNTTLEVIPQIISNDAEEFLFVTKYIQELGYKELNWNLGCPYPMVTKSGMGSGLICNPTKIDEILHRVHNETDVIVSMKMRMGYENSEEILHSFPILDKYPLKNIAIHARIGKQLYKGGVDLDAFQKCIENTKHLLYYNGDITSVESFKKMQERFPSINNFMIGRGLIADPFLPSMIKANTTEYPSDRWDIFEAFHNEIYQQYDEALSGPTPIKMKMLGFWEYFSKTFNNPQKTYKKIKKATNPFKYRNAVKDILNDERKLNN; via the coding sequence ATGAGTTTAAAATTATTAGCTTCACCTTTACAAGGTTTCACAGATTTTCGTTTTAGAAATGCACAAAATAAATATTTTGGTGGAATTGATACTTTTTACGCTCCATATATCCGTTTAAATGGAAAATTAAAAATTAAATCGAGTTATCAACGAGATTTAGAATTAGAAAATAACACAACCTTGGAAGTTATTCCGCAGATAATTTCTAATGACGCTGAAGAATTTCTATTTGTAACCAAATACATTCAAGAATTAGGTTACAAAGAGTTAAACTGGAATTTAGGTTGTCCGTATCCAATGGTTACTAAATCTGGTATGGGTTCTGGATTAATTTGTAACCCCACTAAAATTGATGAAATTCTACATCGTGTACATAATGAAACTGACGTAATAGTTTCTATGAAAATGCGAATGGGTTATGAAAATAGCGAAGAAATTCTGCATTCTTTTCCTATTTTGGACAAATATCCGCTTAAAAACATAGCAATTCATGCAAGAATTGGTAAACAATTGTACAAAGGTGGCGTAGATTTAGATGCTTTTCAGAAATGTATAGAAAACACAAAGCATCTACTCTATTATAATGGCGATATTACGTCTGTTGAAAGCTTTAAAAAGATGCAAGAACGCTTCCCTTCTATCAATAATTTTATGATTGGTCGTGGTTTAATTGCAGATCCATTTTTACCAAGCATGATTAAAGCGAATACAACAGAATATCCATCAGATCGTTGGGATATTTTTGAAGCGTTTCATAATGAAATTTATCAACAATATGACGAAGCTTTATCAGGTCCAACACCTATAAAAATGAAGATGTTAGGCTTTTGGGAATACTTTTCTAAAACCTTTAACAATCCGCAAAAAACCTATAAAAAAATTAAAAAAGCAACAAATCCGTTTAAGTACAGAAATGCTGTTAAAGATATACTAAATGACGAAAGAAAGCTGAATAATTAG
- a CDS encoding LytR/AlgR family response regulator transcription factor → MIKVLIIEDEIPAQRLLKETLQEIDIKTEVIGCLNSIKSAVDWFQNNPHPDIVLLDIQLSDGLSFEIFKQVNIENSIIFTTAYDEYAIQAFKVNSIDYLLKPVEKDELQTAFEKYYQYNTQFIHDQNSNIDFKELASLIKSEKPNYRKRFLIQSNESFFHISVEEIALFYSMQGITFAVTFEKREYPVNFSLESLKEQLQPDSFFKINRQFVVSMDAIKRVHSYFNGKLKLEIEPSHAEDIIVGKDKASAFKRWMDK, encoded by the coding sequence ATGATAAAAGTATTAATTATAGAAGATGAAATTCCTGCACAACGTTTATTAAAAGAAACCTTGCAGGAAATAGATATTAAAACCGAAGTTATTGGTTGTTTAAACAGTATAAAATCTGCCGTTGATTGGTTTCAAAACAATCCGCATCCAGATATTGTTTTATTGGATATTCAATTATCTGATGGATTAAGTTTTGAAATTTTTAAACAAGTAAACATTGAAAACTCTATAATATTTACAACCGCTTATGACGAATACGCTATACAAGCATTCAAAGTAAATAGTATTGATTATCTGTTAAAACCTGTTGAAAAAGATGAGTTGCAAACTGCCTTTGAGAAGTACTATCAATACAATACTCAATTCATTCACGATCAAAACTCAAATATAGATTTTAAGGAACTCGCTTCGCTCATAAAAAGTGAAAAGCCTAATTACCGTAAACGATTTTTAATTCAATCTAACGAATCTTTTTTTCATATATCTGTTGAAGAAATTGCGCTTTTTTACAGTATGCAAGGAATTACTTTTGCAGTAACTTTCGAAAAAAGAGAATATCCAGTTAATTTTTCACTCGAAAGTTTAAAAGAGCAATTACAACCTGATAGTTTTTTTAAAATAAATCGTCAATTCGTGGTGAGTATGGATGCTATTAAAAGAGTTCATTCTTATTTTAATGGGAAACTAAAACTTGAAATAGAACCATCACACGCAGAAGATATAATTGTTGGAAAAGATAAAGCTTCAGCTTTTAAACGTTGGATGGATAAGTAA
- a CDS encoding TlpA disulfide reductase family protein — MQNLKYLLFIGCLFFFFTCNTKEEKKVSVTKIFNGYTITGVNYTDSDSIYLLNKDLNVINKAKIDNQNILLKGEINAPSVAFLKLNKEEDLHTIILENESFNVLFANNSATVLGGKLHQKYADYQNNIHQTAISKSKYVDDTYINENYLNFIEENSTNLLGLHLIQQKALSSKTIGEIQQRIESSTNTELKAYLTDLKANTIITEAAAKIENRPIAKGFSGTNLIGRITTLAQVKRGKKAVLIDFWASWCGPCRVLSPRIKKLYDTYKNQGFDIVTVSQDRSINAWENGVYEDAMENWNHVYDDDNDIAKMYGVRGIPHMVLLDDKGRIIQNKIPIDKLEKELKKIFK, encoded by the coding sequence ATGCAAAATCTTAAATATCTTTTATTCATCGGATGCTTGTTTTTTTTCTTTACTTGTAATACAAAGGAAGAAAAAAAAGTAAGTGTTACTAAGATTTTTAATGGATACACTATCACTGGTGTAAACTATACTGATTCAGATAGTATATATCTATTAAACAAAGACTTAAATGTAATTAATAAAGCTAAAATTGATAATCAAAATATCTTATTAAAAGGCGAAATCAATGCTCCTTCTGTAGCTTTTTTAAAATTGAATAAAGAAGAGGATTTACACACAATTATTCTTGAAAACGAATCTTTCAACGTACTTTTTGCTAATAATAGCGCTACGGTTTTAGGTGGGAAATTGCATCAAAAATATGCTGATTATCAGAATAATATACATCAAACAGCTATTTCAAAATCTAAATATGTTGATGATACTTATATAAATGAGAATTATTTAAATTTCATTGAAGAAAACAGTACAAATCTATTAGGTTTACATCTTATTCAGCAGAAAGCTTTATCCTCGAAAACTATTGGTGAAATTCAACAAAGAATAGAAAGTTCTACAAATACAGAATTAAAAGCTTATTTAACAGATTTAAAAGCAAACACTATAATTACTGAAGCTGCCGCAAAAATTGAAAATAGACCGATTGCTAAAGGTTTTTCTGGTACTAATTTAATTGGAAGAATTACTACGCTTGCACAAGTAAAACGTGGTAAAAAAGCAGTATTAATCGATTTTTGGGCAAGTTGGTGCGGACCTTGTAGAGTACTTTCACCAAGAATTAAAAAATTATATGATACTTATAAAAATCAAGGTTTTGATATTGTTACTGTTTCGCAAGACAGGTCAATAAATGCTTGGGAAAACGGTGTTTATGAAGATGCAATGGAAAATTGGAATCATGTGTATGATGACGATAATGATATTGCCAAAATGTATGGAGTACGTGGAATTCCACACATGGTTTTGTTAGATGATAAAGGAAGAATTATCCAAAACAAAATTCCGATTGATAAACTGGAGAAAGAACTTAAAAAAATCTTTAAATAG
- a CDS encoding ABC transporter ATP-binding protein produces the protein MQHLKKTVTTKDKSKPKVTMKQAFKTIIWPRRKLVLIGLLLIIIRSLSGFVLPMQSKVLLDEVVPNKDYNQLYILISIVIGAILVQAITSFLLTKVLAIQAQHLISELRAQVQKKVLSLPISFFDNTKSGALVSRIMSDVEGVRNLIGTGLVQLVGGTFTAILTLVILLKMNVWMTLFTFVPLSIFGFIALKSFKYIRPIFRARGKINAEVKGRLTETLAGIRVIKAFNAEEQESKIFEKGVADIFTNVKKSMTATAIMTSSSTFLIGLATTGVMGIGGYFMMQGSMTFGDFIQFTFLLAFMVAPIVQMSNIGSQLTEALAGLDRTEELMNMTAEDDNKNRTTELNTIKGNIEFKDVSFSYEEGKEVLHNINFKAPAGSVTALVGSSGSGKSTIAGLSATFLTPKKGTVTIDNEDLAKVKLSSYRQHLGVVLQDEFLFEGTIRENIMFPRPNATETEVLNAVNAAYVNEFTDRFEKGLDTLIGERGVKLSGGQRQRLAIARAILANPKVLILDEATSSLDTESEALIQKSLAELIKDRTTVVIAHRLSTIKKADQILVIEVGHIVERGTHDELIALEGRYYELYTYQSKI, from the coding sequence ATGCAACACCTAAAAAAAACAGTTACTACTAAAGATAAGTCTAAGCCTAAAGTAACCATGAAACAGGCTTTTAAAACTATTATTTGGCCAAGGCGAAAATTAGTTTTAATCGGTTTATTATTAATAATTATTAGGAGTTTATCTGGTTTTGTTTTACCAATGCAAAGTAAAGTATTGTTAGACGAAGTGGTACCAAATAAAGATTACAATCAATTATACATTCTAATCTCAATTGTTATTGGCGCAATATTAGTACAAGCTATTACTTCTTTTTTATTAACGAAAGTATTAGCTATACAAGCTCAACATTTAATCAGCGAATTGCGTGCACAAGTACAAAAGAAGGTATTATCATTACCCATTAGTTTTTTCGATAACACAAAATCTGGCGCTTTAGTTTCAAGAATTATGAGTGATGTTGAAGGCGTTAGAAACCTTATTGGTACTGGATTAGTACAATTAGTTGGAGGAACATTTACTGCTATTTTAACCTTAGTTATTTTACTAAAAATGAATGTTTGGATGACGCTTTTTACCTTTGTTCCGTTATCTATATTCGGGTTTATTGCTTTAAAATCGTTTAAATATATACGACCAATTTTTAGAGCAAGAGGAAAAATAAATGCCGAAGTAAAAGGAAGATTAACAGAAACATTAGCAGGAATTCGTGTTATTAAAGCTTTTAATGCAGAAGAACAAGAAAGCAAAATATTTGAAAAAGGAGTTGCAGATATTTTTACCAATGTTAAAAAAAGCATGACTGCAACTGCAATAATGACCAGTTCTTCGACCTTTTTAATAGGTTTAGCAACAACAGGAGTTATGGGAATTGGTGGTTATTTTATGATGCAAGGTTCTATGACTTTTGGAGATTTTATCCAATTCACCTTTTTATTAGCATTTATGGTAGCGCCAATTGTGCAAATGAGCAATATTGGTAGTCAGTTAACGGAAGCTTTAGCAGGTTTAGACAGAACTGAAGAGCTCATGAATATGACTGCGGAAGACGATAACAAAAACAGAACAACAGAACTTAATACGATTAAAGGTAACATTGAATTTAAGGATGTTTCATTTTCTTATGAAGAAGGAAAAGAAGTATTACATAACATCAATTTTAAAGCGCCAGCTGGCTCTGTAACTGCTTTAGTTGGAAGTTCTGGTTCTGGAAAATCTACCATTGCAGGATTATCGGCAACTTTTTTAACACCAAAAAAAGGTACAGTTACTATTGATAATGAAGATTTAGCAAAAGTAAAATTGAGTAGTTATCGTCAGCATTTAGGAGTGGTTTTACAAGACGAGTTTTTGTTTGAAGGAACTATTAGAGAAAACATCATGTTTCCAAGACCAAACGCAACGGAAACTGAAGTCTTAAACGCAGTAAATGCAGCTTATGTAAACGAATTTACAGACAGGTTTGAGAAAGGTCTAGATACTTTAATTGGAGAAAGAGGTGTTAAACTTTCTGGCGGTCAACGACAACGTTTAGCTATTGCGCGTGCAATTTTAGCAAACCCTAAAGTGTTAATTTTAGATGAAGCAACGTCAAGTTTAGATACGGAAAGTGAAGCGTTGATTCAGAAAAGTTTAGCGGAATTAATTAAAGACAGAACTACTGTTGTTATTGCGCACCGTCTAAGTACTATTAAAAAAGCAGATCAGATTTTAGTTATAGAAGTCGGTCATATTGTAGAACGCGGAACTCATGACGAATTAATTGCTCTTGAAGGTAGATATTACGAGTTATACACGTATCAATCTAAAATTTAA
- a CDS encoding DUF6268 family outer membrane beta-barrel protein encodes MEKKIIMRYFNINTSKQKASVGLFFFFIFLKVSYAQDFKLAGIKYVNYQKSEIKNDLGNQEISFQEFGTFVNFPKKLKNDKTVLVNGFGYGFVEASFDNPLFQPSQNEEKLQTFFYQLTLLHQWNEKWNLLVNLKPTLASDFEAKLSSDDFIFQGAVTATRKFSSSFKLGGGLAYSARLGSPRLIPLINLQYKNNKHEINAFLPISAKYSYSLLPNNKLDLGVKYNLNGGNFNVHSDDNSIDKINYSRANFGVTADYQLTKLLRLEAFGGVSAGRKYSLIDADDITYDFDSESAPFFSVGIVLVPPKRK; translated from the coding sequence ATGGAAAAGAAAATAATTATGCGATATTTTAATATAAATACATCAAAGCAAAAAGCAAGTGTTGGTCTATTTTTCTTCTTTATTTTTCTGAAAGTAAGTTATGCACAGGATTTTAAATTAGCAGGAATTAAATATGTAAACTACCAAAAATCAGAAATTAAAAATGATTTAGGAAATCAAGAAATTTCATTTCAAGAATTTGGTACTTTTGTAAACTTTCCAAAGAAATTAAAAAACGATAAAACTGTTTTAGTTAATGGGTTTGGTTATGGATTTGTGGAAGCATCATTTGATAATCCGTTGTTTCAGCCTAGTCAAAACGAAGAAAAATTACAGACGTTTTTTTACCAGTTAACCTTGCTACATCAATGGAACGAAAAATGGAATCTTTTAGTCAATTTAAAACCTACTTTAGCATCAGATTTTGAGGCTAAATTGAGTTCCGACGATTTTATTTTTCAAGGAGCAGTTACAGCCACAAGAAAGTTTAGTTCCTCATTTAAACTGGGAGGTGGTTTAGCATATAGTGCACGTTTGGGAAGTCCAAGATTAATTCCTTTAATCAATTTGCAATATAAAAACAATAAACACGAAATAAATGCTTTTTTGCCTATAAGTGCAAAATACAGTTATTCATTATTGCCAAATAACAAATTAGATTTGGGTGTAAAATATAATCTTAACGGAGGAAATTTTAACGTACATTCTGATGACAATAGTATTGATAAAATAAACTATTCTAGAGCAAATTTTGGAGTAACAGCCGATTATCAACTCACTAAACTGCTTCGTTTAGAAGCTTTTGGAGGGGTAAGTGCAGGTAGAAAGTATAGTTTGATTGATGCAGATGATATTACGTATGATTTTGACTCTGAATCAGCACCATTTTTTAGTGTAGGAATTGTGTTGGTTCCGCCAAAAAGAAAATAA
- a CDS encoding pseudouridine synthase has translation MNLEIIFEDEFIICVNKPNNVLVHHARHSRNVADEQSLLQLLDTQIGGKFYPIHRLDRKTSGIILLAKETTYVSKFQELFTENQIDKTYFGIVRGHAPETKIIDSPVKGRDGKVHKEAETHLRTLEKIVLDIPVKPYDSSRYSLVELKPKTGRMHQLRVHSNKISHPLIGDPKYGDKNHNVMFDENFNCANMFLHAGILEFKHPFSEDKLVLKSTFPKDWISLFEVFNWQSPLK, from the coding sequence TTGAATTTAGAAATCATTTTTGAAGATGAATTTATCATCTGTGTAAATAAACCCAATAACGTTTTGGTGCATCATGCACGTCATTCCAGGAATGTAGCAGATGAACAATCTTTGTTACAATTATTAGATACACAAATTGGAGGTAAGTTCTACCCTATTCATCGTTTGGATAGAAAAACATCAGGAATTATTCTTTTAGCAAAAGAAACTACATACGTTTCTAAGTTTCAAGAGTTGTTTACTGAAAATCAGATTGATAAAACTTACTTCGGAATTGTGCGTGGTCATGCTCCAGAAACTAAAATCATAGATTCTCCTGTAAAAGGACGTGATGGAAAAGTACATAAAGAAGCAGAAACACATCTTAGAACATTAGAAAAAATTGTGCTAGACATTCCTGTAAAACCATACGATTCTTCTCGTTATAGTTTGGTTGAATTAAAACCAAAAACGGGTAGAATGCATCAATTACGTGTACATTCTAACAAGATTTCGCATCCGTTAATTGGCGATCCAAAATATGGTGACAAAAATCATAATGTAATGTTCGATGAAAACTTTAACTGTGCCAACATGTTTTTACATGCTGGAATTTTAGAATTTAAACACCCATTTTCTGAAGATAAATTAGTGTTAAAATCAACATTTCCAAAAGATTGGATAAGCTTATTTGAAGTATTCAACTGGCAATCTCCATTAAAATAA
- a CDS encoding sensor histidine kinase: MSKNIVIRIVLVSLYAILVMKLVSLGIPENAEFQLQIPKGLFLFFYLLFFNLNVEGSLFFDRYLNKKYPWYSNPQKRLFIQIGVIILWTFISIGIPFTAWYFINGQSLIYPKAPVIIFICSVVFLIGFISISIAINFFKQWKDSLLNAEHYKKEKLKADYRVLQNQVNPHFLFNSLNVLISEIKHNPKTAEHFTRKLSKVYRYVLQSKNHDLISLKKELDFIDSFIFLHKVRIGDALEYVVNISDEALQMQIPPLTLQILIENAIKHNVANEENVLKISIKSDGNDMLIVSNNLQIIDNVDSTYTGLSNLSKRFELLKKEGFTYGEKEEKFIVTIPLISA, from the coding sequence ATGTCAAAAAATATTGTAATTAGAATTGTTTTAGTGTCGTTGTACGCTATTCTTGTAATGAAATTAGTTAGTTTGGGTATACCTGAAAACGCTGAATTTCAATTGCAAATTCCAAAGGGATTGTTTTTGTTTTTTTACCTGCTATTTTTCAATTTGAATGTTGAAGGTAGCTTATTTTTTGACCGTTATTTGAATAAAAAATATCCTTGGTATTCCAACCCACAAAAAAGACTTTTTATTCAAATAGGAGTTATCATATTATGGACATTTATATCCATAGGGATACCATTTACTGCTTGGTATTTTATTAACGGGCAGTCCTTAATTTATCCAAAAGCACCAGTTATAATATTTATATGTTCCGTTGTTTTTTTAATTGGTTTTATTAGTATTTCTATAGCTATAAACTTCTTTAAGCAATGGAAAGATTCTTTGCTGAATGCAGAACACTACAAAAAGGAAAAACTAAAAGCAGATTATAGAGTGTTGCAAAATCAAGTAAATCCTCATTTTTTGTTTAACAGCTTGAATGTTTTAATTTCAGAAATAAAACATAATCCAAAAACAGCAGAACATTTCACACGCAAACTATCAAAAGTGTATCGCTATGTATTGCAAAGTAAAAATCACGATTTAATTTCCTTAAAAAAGGAACTTGATTTTATTGATTCCTTTATTTTTTTGCACAAAGTTAGAATTGGGGATGCTTTGGAATATGTAGTAAATATTTCTGATGAAGCATTGCAAATGCAAATCCCGCCTTTAACCTTACAAATTTTAATTGAAAACGCCATTAAGCACAATGTTGCAAACGAAGAAAATGTGTTAAAAATTTCTATTAAAAGTGATGGAAATGATATGTTAATTGTTAGTAACAATCTACAAATTATTGATAATGTAGATTCAACATATACTGGTTTATCCAACCTAAGTAAGCGATTTGAATTGCTTAAAAAAGAGGGCTTTACCTATGGAGAAAAAGAAGAAAAATTTATAGTTACTATTCCTTTAATTTCAGCATAA
- a CDS encoding ABC transporter permease translates to MNTNQKIAKVHLTSRFRQLLVAILSVSFGISMYIAMNSFMAGVNNIQTEITFTSMSHIKIYNDLSEDITPIISKPKDSNTILMVNNARNIQYTQGIKNADAIKNELLNLPEINGVALQLNEKVFIRNGVSNTSASLSGIETVNENKLFETAKYIVEGNLSELDKRSDGIILGVGLAQTIGVKTGNTISVSTSEGISKTFKIIGLLESGSKVTDKTSALISIQTARQLFSKNKSYATDVLVNTYDYNNAKTVAEKVRKLTDYKVESWQEGNDQLVSSSLLRDVLAIAVSLTILIVAGFGIYNIMNMTVNEKIKEIAILKAMGFNGKDVIEIFLTQSVAIGLIGGFVGLFLGNVIVQMLDIVPFKIASQNTLPVVYNLKDYVFAFSFGAIITLIAGYLPSRKASKVDPVEILRG, encoded by the coding sequence ATGAATACCAATCAGAAAATTGCAAAAGTACATCTCACTTCAAGGTTTAGGCAATTGCTAGTAGCGATATTAAGTGTAAGCTTTGGTATTTCAATGTACATAGCAATGAACAGTTTTATGGCAGGTGTAAATAATATTCAAACGGAAATCACTTTCACATCAATGTCGCATATTAAAATTTACAATGATTTATCGGAAGATATAACACCAATAATATCAAAACCGAAAGATAGTAATACGATTTTAATGGTCAATAATGCCAGAAATATTCAATATACACAAGGCATTAAAAACGCAGATGCTATTAAAAATGAATTGTTGAATTTGCCTGAAATTAATGGTGTTGCACTACAACTCAATGAGAAAGTTTTTATTAGAAACGGAGTTTCAAATACAAGTGCATCGCTTTCAGGTATTGAAACAGTTAATGAAAACAAACTTTTTGAAACCGCAAAATATATTGTAGAAGGTAATTTAAGTGAATTAGACAAACGCTCTGATGGTATTATTTTAGGCGTTGGATTGGCACAAACCATTGGCGTAAAAACAGGTAATACCATTTCAGTTTCAACATCTGAAGGAATATCTAAAACCTTTAAAATTATAGGGCTTTTAGAGTCAGGTTCTAAAGTTACAGATAAAACGAGCGCCTTAATTTCCATTCAAACGGCAAGGCAATTATTTTCTAAAAACAAAAGCTATGCAACTGATGTTTTGGTAAATACCTATGATTATAATAATGCCAAAACCGTTGCAGAAAAAGTTCGCAAACTCACGGACTACAAGGTAGAATCTTGGCAAGAAGGAAACGACCAACTGGTTTCGTCCAGTTTATTGAGAGATGTATTGGCAATTGCAGTTTCCCTTACCATATTGATTGTTGCAGGATTTGGAATTTACAATATTATGAATATGACCGTAAACGAAAAGATTAAAGAAATCGCCATCTTAAAAGCAATGGGATTCAATGGGAAAGATGTTATTGAAATTTTTCTAACACAGTCGGTAGCCATTGGTTTAATAGGTGGATTTGTAGGTTTATTTTTAGGAAATGTTATTGTACAAATGCTAGACATTGTACCGTTTAAAATTGCTTCACAAAACACATTACCTGTTGTTTACAATTTAAAAGATTATGTATTTGCATTTTCTTTTGGTGCAATTATCACGCTAATAGCAGGATATCTTCCATCACGCAAGGCGTCAAAGGTTGACCCTGTAGAAATATTAAGAGGTTAA